The nucleotide window CGCGCACGCGCAGCGCCGTTTGCGCCTGGCGCTGTTTGGCGCGATCCCATTCGGTGGAGGTGGAGCGAATCAAGAGCCTGATCTCTTCCACTTCGCGGGCAAGCTGCTCCAGTTCCAGGTTCATGGCCTGCATGAGTTCATCGAGGCTCGCCAACGGTGGCGCATCGTTTGGCTCCAGGGGACGCAGCCCCCCTGTGCCAAAGGCATTACGCACCGCAACATTGCCATTTCCCCACTCGTTGGCCCCGTTTACCGACCCTGTTCCTGGCTGATTCCGGTACGATGGCCCCATGCTATCGCGATCTGGTCCACGCGATCCATTAAAATCAAGTGACACGGCCTGCTCCTTTCGCCCGCCGCTCACGCTCACACGTCGTGCATTTTAATCCAGCCGTGACGTAGCGCATGAACCACCGCCGCAGTACGATCATTCACTGAGAGCTTCTTGAGAATCGAGGTAATATGGTTCTTCACCGTTTGATCGCTAATCTTGAGTGATTTCGCAATTTCCTTATTGCTGTTGCCGCGCGCGATATAATCCAGAATCTCGACTTCGCGGCCAGAAAGAGGCGAGAAGAGCGGCGTCACCTCGGCATCTTCTTCGATTGCCATTTCGCGGAACGTGCGCAGGACACGGCTTGCCACCATTGGGCGCGACAGCACATTATCGTTAATCAGGTACGCGCCCTGGTAGACCTGGCGTACCGCGTCTACCAATTCTTCCGGCTTGATGTCCTTGACAAAATATGCTGCCACCCCTACCTTCATGGATTGGAAAAGCTGCTCTTCATCCTCAAACGCGGTCAGCATAATAATGCTGACGCGGGGCAGCCAGTGGCGAAGCTGGCGGGATACCTCCAGCGCATCACCAGTGCTGAGCAGGGCGTCAACCAGGACCACATCGGGATTTTCGGCGCGCGCCAGTTCGAGCGCCGCCTGTCCGGTGGCAGCCTCGGCCACAACGGTGCAATCCCCCGCCTGTTCCAGCACGCAGCGCGCGCCCTGGCGAAACAGCGGGTGTTCATCAACAAGCATGACGCGAATCGTGTCCATAAATCCCCCTGAGCGCCTTCCCCTGCGCCCGTTGCTGGTTGCTCCATGCGCT belongs to Ktedonobacterales bacterium and includes:
- a CDS encoding response regulator transcription factor; the encoded protein is MDTIRVMLVDEHPLFRQGARCVLEQAGDCTVVAEAATGQAALELARAENPDVVLVDALLSTGDALEVSRQLRHWLPRVSIIMLTAFEDEEQLFQSMKVGVAAYFVKDIKPEELVDAVRQVYQGAYLINDNVLSRPMVASRVLRTFREMAIEEDAEVTPLFSPLSGREVEILDYIARGNSNKEIAKSLKISDQTVKNHITSILKKLSVNDRTAAVVHALRHGWIKMHDV